The Planctellipticum variicoloris DNA window CAATGCAGCCGGGCTGGTTCATGCCCCGCCAGTTCGAAAACCCCGCCAATCCGCAGATCCACTTCCGGACAACCGGGCCGGAGCTCTGGGCCGAAACCGCAGGAAAGCTCGACGTGTTCGTCGCGGGAGTGGGCACCGGCGGAACGATTACCGGCGTCGGACAGTTTCTCAAACGGGATCGCGGCGCAGACGTGCATATCGTCGCGGTCGAGCCCGCCACGAGCCCGGTCCTGTCGGGAGGCGAACCTGGCCGGCATAAGATTCAGGGAATCGGCGCTGGATTCATCCCGGCCATTCTCGATCGTTCCATCATCGACGAAGTCCTGCTGGTCACGGACGAGGAGGCATTCGACACGGCCCGTCGACTCGCCCAGTACGAAGGGATTTCGTGCGGCATCAGTTGCGGCGCCGCGATGGCCGTGGCGCTGCGCGTGGCCGCCAGACCGCAATTGGCTGGCAAAACCGTCGTGACCGTTCTGCCCGATGCCGGGGAGCGATATCTGTCGACGGCGTTGTTCGACGGTTACAGGGACCCCGAGCCGACGTTTCCGTCGTCGCTGCCAACTCCTTTCGACCCGAATGACGTCGGAGACGTGTGATGGATCAGCCTGCTTCCATGGACCAGTCGAAGTTACGCACAGGCCCATTGACTGAGACCGTACTCGCAGCGCTCGCGGAAGCGCTCCGCGGCGTGCGCTACGGCACAGTCACCGTTGTCGTTCAGGACGGTCGCGTGGTGCAGATCGACCGGACCGATCGTCGCCGTCTGAAAGCGGAGCAAGAGTAATTTGCATTGGAAACGCGGTCTCGGCCAGGCCCGCCGGGATCGTTGGTCGTGACTCGTCGCGGAGAAACAACAAAAACGGTCCGGGAGAGCATTCTCCCGGACCGTTTTCTCGTGCCTGAACTCACCGCCGGCGGAGATCAGTTGTTGCGCCAGTTCCAGGTTTCGAGCAGTGCACGCTGCGAAAGGTCTCGCCGGGCCTCGTCATAGGCGGCTTGGTAGACCGTCTGAAACGCCGCGGAGACGCCCTGCCCGCCAACGTTCACCAGTGTAAAGCCGGCCGGACATCGACAGTCAACCTGCGGCTTCGAAACGCGAAGACGGGTTGGAATCGACGAAATCCGGTTGCGCGACATCTTGAACACCTCAGACGGAAACAGAATGGTTCGACTGGCACTCCAAATACATCACCAATCCAGTCGTGAATATTCTATCGTCGAGCCGGAGACTGTCAAACCAATCAGACGAGACGAATCCGAAATTTTCCCAGACGACGCAAACCGCCCGCCGTTACAAACGGACTCCCGAGTCCCGACACAGCCCATCCGCGAAACGCCGTCGCAATCCGCGAATTCCACACAAATCCCTCTTGAGCCGCGGTTTGCACTCGCTTAGAGTGCTCGGCGACTCTCTTGCTCCGACCCGTCCACGGGCGGCCCTCTCTCGCATTCGATCCTGTACCGACCCCTCCCCGGCGGAGGTCCGGATCAACCGGCGGCACGCGACGCGGAATGTCCGCGCCGACTGGGCCGCCGCCCCCGAAAAGGAGTCCTGGGATGGCTGGAATGATGATGCTGGAGCGATCTGTCGGAACCGCGTGTCTGCCGGGAATGTCAGCGGCGGCGAGCCCTGCAGCCACGACCGGCAATACGCTGATGGTGCCCCGCTGCACGATTCGCGTCGAAAAGTGCGCCGGCGGCGCAAAGCTGCACTGCGTCTGCGATGACGAGCTGGCTTGCGCCACGTTGCAGAATCTCTGCAAATCGCTCTGCGACGGCCTCTGCTCCGTGAACTGCCTGATGAATGGAATCTGCGTCTGTCAGTGCAATTTCGCGATGTGCCATTGCACGTGCGAGTGCACGCCAGATGGCGTCTGCATCACCTGCTGCTCGGGCGACGAGGCCTGTTGTCAGATGGTTCAGGCGTGTTGCGAATGCCTGGCTCAGTGCCTGGCGGCCGGGTGCAATTGCTGCGTCTGCTTCAGTGGCACTCCGGTTTGCTGTGGTTGCTGCTAAGGGATTGATTGGCTGCGTTGCTGCGGCAAAGAGTGGTATCGACAGGGGCTCCGCCAGATTGGCGGAGCCCTTTTTTGTTTTGCAAGTGATTGCAGTGCGGCGAGTTGCGCCAAGACGAACTCGTCGCGCCAGAAAATCCGATAAAATCGATTGACATTTCTGTCTGATGCTCCGATAATAAATCCATCACCAAATTGGTGATCGTTATGGCGAGGGGACTGGACCCCGCCTGTCTGTTGCTGAAACGCTGCACGCTGACTGGTCGTCCGGAGGCTGCAGAGACCCCAGGAAGGTCTCGCCATGTCTGTCACACGTTTCGCTCTGGCCGCTCTTGAAGCCGCTCCGGTTCTCGCCGTTGAGCCCGGCCCCGCTCCCCGCATCCATTCCAGCACTGCCGCGGACACTCTGTGTTGTCCGGCCAGCCTGCGGAACTGTGCCGCCGTCACTGTCGCCCGTTGTTGTTGACGGACCGCGTCGGTTGCCTCATCCGCGTCTTGCCCGGCCTGCCCGCCTGAGGATCGTCATCTGATCCTCGCGTTGTCGTTGGCGGTCGGTGCAGCTTCTTCAAATTCCTGCGCACACGTTGCGGCCGCGGTCGCCGTGCGCCCTGTGCTGGAGCTTTAGCATCATGGTTGCCATTCGCAGTTTGCGTCACCTTCCGGAAGATCAGCAGCTCGAACGCCGTGTATTGAGCGGTCTCCTGTCTGCCGATCCGATTCGCTTCCGGCATGTTTCGGTCAGTTCTCGCCGCGGCGTCGTGGTGCTGCTGGGATCGGTCGCGTCGGCCGACGCCCGCTCCGCCGGATTTCATGCGGCGCTCAATATTCCGGGCGTCGAAACGGTCATCGACGGCCTGCGGGTCGAAGAGCCGCAGACATTGCGGTCCAGGCCGCTAGGCCCAGTCTATCTCGATGCTCCTGTACCGCGGACTCAAGTTGCCGCTTATCAGCTTTCCCCCGTGCCTCAAGTGTCTCCGTCGATCAACGCCCCTACCTCCTACAAGCCGCTTCGCAGCCGCGGCTTCACCCTTATCGAGCTGCTCGTAGTGATTGCAATCATTGCCATTCTGATCTCGCTTCTTCTGCCGGCCGTGCAGCAAGCCCGCGAAGCGGCCCGGCGAACGCAGTGCCGGAACAACTTGAAGCAGATCGGGCTGGCGCTTCATAACTATCACGACACGTACAACACACTGCCGCCCGGTGTGGTCCACAAGTCGGGCAATCAGAACATTGCAGCACTCGGGTCGTATGGCTGGGGGACTTTTATACTGCCGCAACTGGAGCAGGCGACGATGTTTCAGGCGATGCAGTCGAACGGCGTCGACCTCGACACCCTGCTGCGCAATACCG harbors:
- the cysK gene encoding cysteine synthase A — its product is MGIFEDNLHSIGRTPLVRINRLAAELSATVLAKIEGRNPAYSVKCRIGAAMIWQAEADGSLQPGGHIVEATSGNTGIALAFACAARGYSLTLTMPETMSIERRAMLRSYGAHVVLTPGADGMRGAIQKAEKLAMQPGWFMPRQFENPANPQIHFRTTGPELWAETAGKLDVFVAGVGTGGTITGVGQFLKRDRGADVHIVAVEPATSPVLSGGEPGRHKIQGIGAGFIPAILDRSIIDEVLLVTDEEAFDTARRLAQYEGISCGISCGAAMAVALRVAARPQLAGKTVVTVLPDAGERYLSTALFDGYRDPEPTFPSSLPTPFDPNDVGDV
- a CDS encoding YezD family protein, yielding MDQPASMDQSKLRTGPLTETVLAALAEALRGVRYGTVTVVVQDGRVVQIDRTDRRRLKAEQE
- a CDS encoding DUF1559 domain-containing protein, with product MVAIRSLRHLPEDQQLERRVLSGLLSADPIRFRHVSVSSRRGVVVLLGSVASADARSAGFHAALNIPGVETVIDGLRVEEPQTLRSRPLGPVYLDAPVPRTQVAAYQLSPVPQVSPSINAPTSYKPLRSRGFTLIELLVVIAIIAILISLLLPAVQQAREAARRTQCRNNLKQIGLALHNYHDTYNTLPPGVVHKSGNQNIAALGSYGWGTFILPQLEQATMFQAMQSNGVDLDTLLRNTANPAVQELPKKSFPFYRCPSDTAPDQNSKREWDAPYSAFFNGLPVHLGTSNYVAVSGSRWSTPEEWVVAGKDPFGSFWGDSKINFRDYTDGLSNTFVIGERDWQLGWAANWVGQRNYVGTGIWGSRQNLAILDVKINDPLLQPNGNPAVSRAFSSRHTGGAHFLFGDGRVQFLSENIQFNNVQPAQQSPNNNLGIFQRLGRRNDGLVIGEY